A single region of the Latilactobacillus curvatus JCM 1096 = DSM 20019 genome encodes:
- a CDS encoding zinc ribbon domain-containing protein: MEKFCQSCGMPLTAQNQGSEQDGTKSNQYCQLCYVDGQWTEPTITFEQMLEKGIAGIRADQTTGKMKQWFLIKSYPMMLKKMRRWA, translated from the coding sequence ATGGAAAAATTCTGTCAAAGTTGTGGCATGCCACTGACTGCACAAAACCAAGGTAGTGAACAAGATGGCACCAAGTCAAATCAGTATTGCCAACTGTGTTACGTTGATGGTCAGTGGACAGAACCAACAATCACTTTTGAACAGATGCTTGAAAAAGGGATTGCTGGGATTCGTGCCGACCAAACAACCGGTAAGATGAAACAATGGTTCCTAATTAAAAGCTATCCGATGATGCTTAAAAAGATGCGTCGGTGGGCATAA
- a CDS encoding ASCH domain-containing protein produces MTPEVSQYWQHFIEQQQLPPDLQPAEIYSFGNTEQMANELARLVIIGQKTATTSAIELYEPDEHVPQVGDYNVILDGRDRPVAITKTIMCTIVKYNQVDAEHAFLEGEGDRTLAYWRSVHEPFFKAEYAEAGQVFTPTIACLCERFEVVTERRELR; encoded by the coding sequence ATGACACCAGAAGTGAGCCAGTATTGGCAACATTTTATAGAACAACAGCAGTTACCACCTGATTTACAACCAGCGGAGATTTATTCATTTGGGAATACAGAACAAATGGCCAATGAATTGGCACGATTGGTAATAATCGGTCAAAAAACGGCCACCACTTCTGCGATTGAGTTGTATGAACCCGATGAGCATGTCCCACAAGTGGGGGATTATAATGTTATTTTAGATGGACGAGACCGGCCGGTTGCAATTACGAAAACGATAATGTGCACGATTGTTAAGTATAATCAAGTCGACGCTGAACATGCCTTTTTAGAGGGCGAGGGTGATCGAACCCTTGCTTATTGGCGTTCAGTTCACGAGCCTTTTTTTAAAGCTGAATATGCAGAGGCAGGGCAGGTGTTTACGCCGACAATTGCCTGTTTATGTGAGCGTTTTGAAGTGGTAACGGAGAGGCGTGAATTAAGATGA
- a CDS encoding LD-carboxypeptidase: MIPTRLSEGDEIRVIAPSNSLQSVGGYVANQPANDRLSALGYQVTFGQHVLVMDQFNSSPIEARIADLHAAFIDDNVKAILAVTGGYNSNELLPDWTVNHGQCDRGMVTNRRRLI; encoded by the coding sequence ATGATTCCTACACGATTGTCAGAAGGTGATGAGATTCGGGTCATCGCGCCTAGTAATAGTTTGCAAAGTGTTGGCGGATATGTGGCTAATCAACCGGCGAATGATCGATTGAGTGCACTTGGTTATCAGGTGACGTTTGGGCAGCATGTCTTGGTAATGGACCAATTCAATTCTAGTCCAATTGAAGCGCGGATTGCCGATTTGCACGCTGCTTTCATAGATGACAATGTCAAAGCGATTTTAGCGGTGACTGGTGGTTATAACAGCAATGAACTACTTCCCGATTGGACAGTCAATCACGGTCAATGCGACAGAGGGATGGTTACAAATCGAAGGCGATTAATATAA
- a CDS encoding energy-coupling factor ABC transporter ATP-binding protein, translated as MLNLQHIHYAYTQTDSLNDISLTIDAGEAVAFMGPNGSGKSTLFKLINGLIQPSAGQYYFKDQLVDARFLKKPAQATALHRAIGFVFQNSDVQLFNETVRAELAFGPEQMGLAPDEVQTRVDDCLALLQIEHLADRVPYQLSGGEKKLVALGSVLTMNPEIIVLDEPFNGLSAAYQTLIIHLLQQLNQAGKGILIASHNLAQVKQVAKRVVVFNEDHQVTHDLPLAKLEQEPELQRTLALL; from the coding sequence ATGCTGAATTTGCAACACATTCACTACGCCTATACGCAAACCGACAGCCTTAACGATATTTCTCTTACCATCGATGCAGGCGAGGCCGTCGCGTTTATGGGGCCTAATGGTTCCGGAAAATCGACGCTGTTTAAATTAATTAACGGTTTGATTCAGCCCAGCGCAGGCCAATATTATTTTAAAGACCAACTTGTCGATGCCCGCTTCCTCAAAAAGCCTGCACAGGCGACTGCCCTCCACCGCGCAATCGGCTTTGTGTTCCAAAATAGTGACGTTCAATTATTTAACGAAACGGTGCGCGCCGAACTCGCTTTTGGTCCAGAACAGATGGGCTTAGCCCCAGATGAAGTGCAAACCCGCGTTGACGATTGCCTCGCGTTGTTACAAATCGAACACTTAGCTGATCGCGTCCCTTATCAACTTTCCGGTGGCGAAAAAAAACTCGTCGCTTTGGGCAGTGTGCTAACGATGAATCCTGAAATAATTGTGCTCGATGAACCATTCAACGGCCTATCAGCCGCCTACCAAACGCTGATTATCCACTTGCTCCAACAACTCAATCAAGCCGGCAAAGGGATTTTAATTGCAAGCCACAACCTGGCTCAAGTCAAACAAGTCGCTAAACGGGTGGTCGTCTTTAATGAAGACCATCAAGTGACCCATGACTTACCACTCGCAAAACTTGAACAAGAACCGGAACTGCAACGAACTTTAGCATTACTCTAA
- a CDS encoding energy-coupling factor transporter transmembrane component T: MCFSDRLLRRFNQTKPQPLTAHQTPGIQLISLLVTLIILVLTHSLLLIWLIGLLTLIRICRLPSQHLWPLFKRVGDISIIAILLILPNFWLGQVATTLLFIVRTEIMLLNIAFFLETITWPAFIVALRQLRLPSLLILTLEISLKYSHLLAQFLQESLWAIRLRSTGKSHQRQNLVGSLIGRLYLSSRNYITALYDAMILRGYTGQVTRRTPLTVNRYDWRLISWDLGLFCLFYFIRR; encoded by the coding sequence TTGTGCTTTAGTGATCGTTTGCTGCGGCGCTTTAATCAAACAAAGCCTCAACCTTTAACCGCCCATCAAACGCCTGGTATTCAACTGATTAGTTTATTGGTGACACTCATCATTCTCGTGTTAACCCATAGTCTACTTTTAATTTGGTTGATTGGTTTATTGACGTTAATTCGAATTTGCCGCTTACCAAGCCAGCATTTATGGCCGCTTTTTAAACGCGTCGGTGATATCAGTATCATTGCGATTTTATTAATTCTACCGAATTTTTGGCTCGGCCAAGTCGCCACAACGCTTTTATTTATCGTACGGACTGAAATCATGTTATTAAATATTGCTTTCTTTCTCGAGACGATCACTTGGCCCGCTTTTATTGTTGCTTTACGTCAATTAAGACTCCCCAGTCTGCTCATTTTGACACTCGAAATTAGTCTGAAATACAGCCACTTGCTCGCCCAATTTTTACAAGAATCCCTCTGGGCAATTCGGCTACGCTCAACTGGTAAAAGCCACCAACGACAAAATTTAGTCGGTTCACTGATTGGCCGCCTCTACTTAAGTTCCCGCAACTACATTACCGCTTTATACGATGCGATGATTCTCCGGGGCTACACCGGACAAGTCACCCGACGGACGCCGCTAACAGTGAATCGCTACGACTGGCGCTTAATCAGCTGGGATCTAGGGCTATTTTGCCTATTCTATTTCATTCGGAGGTAA
- the cbiM gene encoding cobalt transporter CbiM: MHIPDNYLSPQTCAVLAAAAIPVIGLALKKVKYQVTEKKETVPMLGISASLSFLMMMFNVPIPGGTTAHAVGATLLAILIGPYAASLAVTIALIMQAFLFGDGGILALGANIFNMAIIMPFVGYSLYRLFQKAHQPKVGVVVGAYLGINAAALMAGIELGLQPLVAHNAAGQPMYAPYPLHIAIPAMLFAHLLVAGWVEAGFTLAVYQFICRVAPNELFVAPRQTVDPQTSRRLHRALYSFIGLLIILSPIGLLASGTAWGEWSASELVTQLKHDHLGHSLPSGMAHGLNFNALFSDYTVAGVPLSLGYILSAVTAVIVFYLIGKLVMNHYSTQS, encoded by the coding sequence ATGCATATTCCAGATAATTATTTAAGTCCCCAAACGTGTGCCGTGCTTGCAGCGGCCGCTATTCCAGTCATTGGCTTGGCACTCAAGAAAGTTAAATACCAAGTCACCGAAAAAAAAGAAACGGTACCCATGTTAGGGATTTCCGCTTCACTATCGTTTCTGATGATGATGTTTAACGTGCCAATTCCTGGCGGTACAACCGCCCATGCTGTTGGTGCAACCCTATTAGCGATTCTCATTGGGCCGTACGCCGCTAGTCTAGCGGTAACGATTGCACTCATCATGCAGGCCTTTTTATTTGGTGATGGTGGGATTCTCGCACTCGGTGCCAATATTTTCAACATGGCCATTATCATGCCATTTGTCGGCTATAGTCTCTATCGACTATTCCAAAAAGCACACCAGCCCAAAGTGGGAGTCGTAGTTGGCGCATATCTCGGGATTAATGCCGCCGCATTAATGGCCGGTATTGAACTTGGTCTGCAACCACTCGTTGCGCATAACGCAGCTGGCCAACCCATGTATGCCCCTTATCCGTTACACATTGCAATTCCAGCCATGTTGTTCGCTCATTTATTAGTCGCTGGTTGGGTTGAAGCCGGCTTTACCCTCGCCGTTTATCAATTCATTTGCCGGGTTGCACCTAACGAACTGTTCGTTGCACCACGTCAAACAGTTGATCCACAAACCAGCCGTCGTTTACATCGCGCGCTTTACAGTTTCATCGGCCTATTGATTATCTTATCGCCGATTGGCCTATTAGCTAGTGGTACTGCTTGGGGCGAATGGAGCGCAAGCGAACTCGTTACACAACTCAAACATGATCACCTAGGTCACAGTCTACCAAGTGGTATGGCCCATGGCTTAAACTTTAATGCCCTCTTTAGTGACTACACAGTTGCTGGCGTTCCATTATCACTTGGCTACATCTTATCAGCGGTAACAGCCGTCATTGTTTTTTATCTTATCGGAAAACTGGTGATGAATCATTATTCAACTCAATCCTAA
- a CDS encoding Crp/Fnr family transcriptional regulator: MVLTDIEFLINFLEERHVPVITKKKHTYLTYHGLEERYTYILKKGVIKNSIILQDGREFNLSYITQPDVISLLRDEISKYTDQPFNVRVETEEATFYQIDRVTFWNYVNATPELQNYVKNYYRKKLSENIYRLQKMVMNGKNGGLCAFLYSLIDLFGKKRRDGILIDFVVTNEDIAGFCGISSRSSVNRMLNQLKKDGVIETTEHKFLIKDVSYLLDNIAN, encoded by the coding sequence ATGGTTTTAACAGACATTGAATTTTTAATTAACTTTTTAGAGGAACGTCACGTCCCAGTGATTACCAAAAAGAAGCACACATACTTGACGTACCACGGTTTGGAAGAACGGTATACTTATATTCTGAAAAAAGGCGTGATTAAAAACTCGATCATTTTACAAGACGGTCGTGAATTCAATCTCTCTTACATTACCCAGCCGGATGTCATTTCACTTTTACGGGATGAAATTTCAAAATATACGGATCAACCGTTTAACGTTCGCGTTGAAACAGAGGAAGCAACTTTCTATCAGATTGACCGCGTGACCTTCTGGAACTACGTGAATGCCACCCCCGAGTTACAGAATTACGTTAAAAATTACTATCGTAAAAAATTATCCGAGAATATTTATCGCTTGCAAAAAATGGTAATGAACGGTAAAAACGGCGGGCTGTGTGCCTTCTTATACAGCTTAATTGATCTCTTTGGTAAGAAACGCCGCGATGGCATCCTGATTGACTTCGTCGTTACAAACGAAGACATTGCCGGCTTCTGCGGAATTAGCTCGCGCAGTAGTGTCAATCGCATGCTCAACCAACTCAAAAAAGACGGCGTGATTGAAACCACCGAGCATAAATTCTTAATCAAAGATGTCAGTTACTTGCTTGATAATATCGCCAATTAG
- the larA gene encoding nickel-dependent lactate racemase has protein sequence MVAIKLPYDQKIITANIADANFAGKLVSQAATYQNPMSEAETVEKSLDNPIDSPKLEELAKGKKNIVIISSDHTRPVPSHIITPILLSRIRSVAPDARIRILVATGFHRPSTHEELVNKYGEEIVANEEIVMHVSTDDSSVVKIGQLPSGGDCIINKVAVEADLLISEGFIESHFFAGFSGGRKSVLPGVASYKTIMANHSGEFINSHYSRTGNLMHNPVHKDMVYAAKQAGLEFILNVVLDEDKHIIGSFAGNLETAHKKGCDFVESLSEVDKIDCDIAISTNGGYPLDQNIYQAVKGMTAAEATNKQGGVIIMVAGARDGHGGDGFYHNIADVKDPKEFLDQAINTPRLETVPDQWTSQILARILVQHHVIFVSDLVDPQLITDMHMELATSLDAALERAYEIEGADAKVTVIPDGLGVIVK, from the coding sequence TTGGTAGCCATTAAATTACCTTACGATCAAAAAATTATCACGGCTAATATTGCAGACGCGAATTTTGCCGGGAAGCTTGTTTCACAAGCTGCTACGTATCAAAATCCAATGAGCGAAGCCGAAACGGTTGAAAAATCATTGGACAATCCCATTGATAGCCCTAAGTTAGAAGAGTTGGCTAAAGGGAAAAAGAATATCGTGATTATCAGTTCTGATCATACACGACCAGTTCCTTCACATATCATCACGCCGATTTTACTAAGCCGGATTCGTTCTGTAGCACCAGATGCACGGATTCGGATTTTAGTTGCGACTGGGTTCCATCGACCATCAACGCACGAAGAATTGGTTAACAAATATGGTGAAGAAATCGTTGCAAATGAAGAAATCGTCATGCATGTTTCAACCGATGACAGCTCAGTTGTGAAAATCGGTCAATTGCCATCAGGTGGCGATTGCATTATCAATAAAGTCGCTGTTGAAGCTGACTTATTGATTTCTGAAGGCTTCATTGAATCCCATTTCTTCGCTGGTTTCTCAGGCGGGCGGAAGTCTGTTTTACCGGGTGTGGCTTCATACAAAACAATTATGGCCAACCACTCAGGTGAATTCATCAATTCCCACTATTCAAGAACCGGGAATTTAATGCATAACCCAGTCCACAAAGATATGGTTTATGCCGCTAAACAAGCTGGGCTTGAATTCATCTTGAACGTTGTTTTAGATGAAGACAAGCACATCATCGGTTCATTCGCCGGTAATTTAGAAACAGCGCACAAAAAAGGCTGTGACTTCGTTGAAAGTTTATCAGAAGTCGACAAGATCGATTGTGATATCGCCATTTCAACAAATGGTGGCTATCCACTTGATCAAAATATTTACCAAGCCGTTAAAGGGATGACTGCTGCTGAAGCGACGAACAAACAAGGTGGCGTGATTATCATGGTCGCTGGTGCACGTGACGGGCATGGTGGTGATGGGTTCTATCACAATATTGCTGACGTTAAGGATCCTAAAGAATTCTTAGACCAAGCAATCAATACACCACGGCTTGAAACGGTCCCTGATCAATGGACATCACAAATCTTGGCTCGGATTCTGGTCCAACATCATGTGATTTTCGTGTCAGATTTGGTTGATCCACAATTAATTACAGACATGCATATGGAATTGGCAACCAGTTTAGATGCAGCGTTAGAACGGGCCTACGAGATTGAAGGGGCAGATGCCAAAGTGACAGTGATCCCTGATGGTTTAGGGGTTATTGTGAAATAA
- the larB gene encoding nickel pincer cofactor biosynthesis protein LarB: MSSLDTTNELQQLLEAVANQKVSVTEATKQLAHAQTIDDLGFAKVDLSRQKRNGYPEVIYGAGKTADQIIGIIGSLKRHAENILCTRVSPEKYAAIQEAEPTAMYYEMAQCVVLMVDPLPTTDHYIAVVTAGTSDMAVAEEAAVTAEVYGNQVKRIYDVGVAGIHRLFEHLDEIRQAQVVIVVAGMEGALASVVGGLIEKPLIAVPTSIGYGTNFGGLTALMTMLNSCASGITVVNVDNGFGAGYSASMINHLSDTEDDK; encoded by the coding sequence ATGAGTAGTTTGGACACAACAAATGAGCTACAACAGCTTTTAGAAGCTGTTGCAAACCAAAAAGTCAGTGTGACAGAAGCAACAAAGCAACTGGCACATGCGCAGACCATTGATGATTTAGGCTTTGCCAAGGTTGATTTAAGTCGGCAAAAGCGCAATGGCTATCCGGAAGTGATTTATGGCGCCGGTAAAACGGCGGACCAAATCATTGGCATCATTGGTTCGTTAAAACGACATGCCGAAAATATTTTATGTACGCGAGTTTCCCCAGAAAAGTACGCTGCGATTCAAGAAGCGGAACCGACAGCAATGTACTATGAAATGGCGCAATGTGTAGTGCTGATGGTTGACCCACTACCAACCACGGATCACTATATCGCCGTTGTCACAGCGGGGACTTCCGACATGGCAGTGGCCGAAGAAGCGGCGGTCACTGCAGAAGTATACGGTAATCAAGTTAAACGAATCTATGATGTTGGTGTGGCGGGCATTCATCGCTTGTTTGAACATTTGGATGAAATTCGCCAAGCCCAAGTTGTCATCGTGGTCGCCGGTATGGAAGGGGCCTTAGCCAGTGTGGTTGGTGGGTTGATCGAAAAACCTTTGATTGCCGTGCCAACCAGTATTGGCTATGGCACTAACTTTGGCGGACTAACAGCGCTGATGACCATGCTCAATAGTTGTGCGTCCGGGATTACCGTCGTCAATGTCGATAACGGCTTTGGTGCGGGCTACTCAGCAAGTATGATCAATCATTTAAGTGACACGGAGGATGACAAATGA
- a CDS encoding LarC family nickel insertion protein, with the protein MRTLYLDAFSGISGDMFIGALLDLGVDFKQFETELAKLNVPGYHLHAERIAKSSIYGTDFDVHLPEAMHKDEGFIETTPAQHQHPHTHAAGHAHTHQHANGHTHSHGDDVRHLKDIEAIIDHSDLSDYVKTNAKQVFTEIAQSEAVVHDLPLSDVHFHEVGALDSIVDIVGAFVALELLAVNQVYSSELTDGSGFIKVAHGMMPVPVPAVMQMRVGSAIPIKQNPDLQTELITPTGMGIVKTIVDQFCPIPDDQTIIKVGYGFGNRETPQLNALRVMLCEKKN; encoded by the coding sequence ATGAGAACTCTTTATTTAGACGCATTTTCAGGAATTAGTGGGGACATGTTCATCGGCGCTTTGCTCGATTTAGGGGTTGATTTCAAACAGTTTGAAACAGAATTAGCTAAGTTGAATGTCCCTGGCTACCACCTACATGCAGAACGGATTGCTAAAAGTAGTATTTATGGCACCGATTTTGACGTCCATTTGCCAGAAGCCATGCACAAGGATGAAGGTTTTATTGAAACAACACCGGCACAGCATCAACATCCGCATACACACGCAGCTGGCCATGCACACACGCATCAACACGCAAATGGACACACGCACAGCCATGGTGATGACGTCCGACATTTAAAAGACATTGAAGCCATCATCGATCACAGTGATTTAAGCGATTATGTTAAAACGAACGCCAAACAAGTTTTTACAGAAATTGCGCAATCAGAAGCGGTCGTTCATGACCTACCATTAAGTGATGTTCATTTTCATGAAGTTGGGGCGCTTGATTCAATCGTCGATATTGTTGGAGCGTTTGTCGCCCTCGAATTATTGGCAGTTAATCAAGTCTATTCATCCGAATTAACGGATGGGAGTGGCTTTATCAAAGTCGCGCATGGCATGATGCCCGTACCAGTCCCCGCTGTGATGCAAATGCGCGTCGGTAGTGCGATTCCAATTAAACAAAACCCAGACTTGCAGACCGAATTGATCACGCCAACTGGGATGGGGATTGTCAAAACGATTGTCGACCAATTCTGTCCAATCCCAGACGATCAAACGATCATTAAAGTCGGCTATGGTTTTGGTAATCGGGAAACACCGCAACTCAATGCATTACGCGTGATGTTGTGCGAAAAAAAAAACTAA
- the larC gene encoding nickel insertion protein — protein sequence MRKKKLSQQVVKTDTDQILVLEANIDDQSAESLAPVLDLLMDNGALDAFFSPIQMKKNRPAIKLTVMIHPADQQAMTYLILKHTATVGVRYQTMGRTIMPRHFITVATRFGDIRVKIVNYDDLEKYSPEFDDCLAAAKAHDVALNQVYLAVYQTMPESGLS from the coding sequence GTGCGAAAAAAAAAACTAAGCCAACAGGTTGTTAAAACCGATACCGATCAGATTTTAGTGTTGGAGGCCAACATTGATGACCAGTCAGCAGAAAGTTTAGCGCCGGTTTTGGATTTATTGATGGACAATGGGGCGCTCGATGCCTTTTTCAGTCCAATTCAAATGAAGAAAAATCGGCCCGCAATTAAGCTAACGGTCATGATTCATCCAGCCGATCAACAAGCCATGACTTATCTGATCTTAAAACACACAGCAACTGTTGGTGTGCGTTACCAGACGATGGGGCGCACCATTATGCCACGTCATTTTATCACTGTAGCCACGCGCTTCGGCGATATTCGGGTCAAAATCGTGAACTATGACGATCTCGAAAAATATAGTCCAGAGTTCGACGATTGTCTAGCTGCCGCCAAGGCGCATGACGTGGCACTTAATCAAGTTTATCTTGCTGTTTATCAGACTATGCCCGAGTCGGGTCTATCCTGA
- the larD gene encoding D/L-lactic acid transporter LarD — protein MIHQLLAEFMGTALMIIFGVGVHSDEVLKGSKYRGSGHLFAITTWGFGITVSLFIFGDVSINPAMVLAQCILGNVSWAMFIPYSVAEVLGGVVGAVIVYIMYADEFKASEGNVDPVAVRNIFSTAPGIRNLPRNFFVEFFATFVFISSIIAITQIKTPGIAPIAVGLLVWAIGMGMGGPTGFAMNLARDMGPRIAHALLPIKNKANSDWQYGIIVPGIAPFVGGLCAALFMRSFFGI, from the coding sequence ATGATTCATCAGTTATTAGCAGAATTCATGGGCACAGCGCTCATGATCATTTTCGGGGTTGGGGTTCACAGTGATGAAGTCCTCAAAGGTTCAAAGTATCGTGGCTCAGGTCATTTATTTGCCATTACAACATGGGGGTTTGGGATTACAGTTTCATTATTCATCTTCGGAGATGTTTCAATTAACCCAGCCATGGTGTTAGCACAATGTATCTTAGGCAACGTTTCATGGGCAATGTTTATCCCTTACTCAGTTGCTGAAGTCTTGGGCGGGGTTGTCGGTGCAGTTATCGTCTATATCATGTACGCTGATGAATTTAAAGCATCAGAAGGCAATGTCGATCCTGTTGCGGTTCGTAACATCTTCTCAACAGCACCTGGTATCCGGAATTTACCACGGAACTTCTTCGTTGAATTTTTCGCAACATTTGTTTTCATTTCATCAATTATCGCCATTACACAAATCAAGACACCTGGGATTGCACCAATCGCAGTTGGGTTACTTGTTTGGGCAATTGGGATGGGGATGGGCGGTCCTACCGGATTCGCAATGAACCTTGCGCGTGATATGGGTCCTAGAATTGCTCACGCGCTTTTACCAATTAAAAATAAAGCCAACTCAGATTGGCAATACGGGATTATCGTGCCCGGAATTGCACCATTTGTTGGTGGTCTATGTGCCGCACTCTTTATGCGGAGTTTCTTTGGCATCTAA
- the larE gene encoding ATP-dependent sacrificial sulfur transferase LarE, with translation MNTLSEKKAMLTVSLQQMEKVIVAFSGGIDSTLVLKMALETLGKENVLAVVANSELFTDEEFNKAIDLAHDMGANVETTTLNYLSDEHIANNTPETWYYSKKMFYTQLNQIAAEKGFDHVLDGMIMDDNSDFRPGLRARDEAGAESVLQTAGFYKIDVRQLAKALNLNNWNKVASCSVSSRFPYNTALTEAKIAQVMQSEKFLRDLGFATVRVRYHESIARVEVPEAQIADFLTHSEQINQALQQAGFEFVTVDLAGFKSGRMNESLTADQKAALMTA, from the coding sequence ATGAATACATTATCTGAAAAAAAAGCAATGTTAACTGTCAGTTTACAACAAATGGAAAAAGTGATTGTTGCCTTTTCTGGTGGGATTGATAGCACATTAGTTTTAAAAATGGCTTTAGAAACACTCGGCAAAGAAAACGTCTTAGCAGTCGTTGCTAACTCAGAATTATTCACAGACGAAGAATTTAACAAAGCCATCGACTTGGCACATGATATGGGCGCGAATGTCGAAACAACAACATTGAACTACTTATCTGACGAACACATTGCCAACAACACACCAGAAACATGGTATTACAGCAAGAAGATGTTCTATACACAATTGAACCAAATTGCTGCTGAAAAAGGCTTTGACCACGTTTTAGATGGGATGATCATGGATGATAACAGCGACTTCCGTCCAGGTTTACGGGCCCGTGACGAAGCTGGCGCAGAAAGTGTCCTTCAAACAGCTGGTTTTTATAAGATTGATGTCCGTCAATTAGCAAAGGCATTAAACTTAAATAACTGGAATAAAGTAGCGAGCTGTTCAGTTTCTTCACGCTTTCCATATAACACAGCCTTAACTGAAGCCAAAATTGCTCAAGTGATGCAATCTGAAAAATTCTTGCGTGATTTAGGTTTTGCAACGGTTCGTGTTCGTTACCACGAATCAATCGCCCGGGTTGAAGTCCCAGAAGCACAAATTGCTGACTTCTTAACCCACAGCGAACAAATCAACCAAGCATTACAACAAGCTGGTTTTGAATTTGTAACGGTTGATTTAGCTGGTTTCAAGAGTGGCCGGATGAATGAATCATTAACAGCAGATCAAAAAGCAGCTTTAATGACTGCTTAA
- a CDS encoding cysteine desulfurase family protein, with the protein MKHIYLDNAATTPMAPEVIATMTEQMQADFGNASSTHYFGRQAHTVLDTSRHTLAQSIHAKDNELILTSGATESNNTAILQTAKLRAKEGKRIITTAIEHHSVLKPMAYLETQGFDVIYLPVNEQGVIDLADLKAALTPETILVSIMMGNNEVGSHMPIHEIGELVRDSNAWFHTDATQTYGLLDIDVQADNIDLLAVSAHKINGPKQIGFLYVNDAIHLPSFVLGGEQEKKRRAGTENVPAVAGFAKAVELLTPAVKADLQARYAGFKQQLLADLKANDIDFALNAEGADQVGHVVNLWIKGVSTYVLQMNLDLAGFAISGGSACTAGDLEPSHVLIAMYGEDSPRVAESIRISFGHETSSEDVAAFAEALTKIVKRNLAKQAAKG; encoded by the coding sequence GTGAAACATATTTATTTAGATAACGCGGCAACGACACCCATGGCCCCAGAGGTCATTGCGACGATGACCGAACAGATGCAGGCCGATTTCGGGAATGCATCGAGCACCCATTATTTTGGGCGCCAAGCCCACACGGTGTTGGATACCAGCCGCCATACTTTGGCACAGAGCATTCATGCGAAAGATAACGAGCTTATCTTAACGAGTGGGGCAACCGAAAGTAATAACACGGCAATCCTTCAGACAGCCAAACTGCGTGCTAAAGAAGGCAAGCGGATTATTACAACGGCAATTGAACATCATTCCGTTTTAAAACCGATGGCCTATTTAGAAACGCAAGGGTTTGATGTGATTTACTTACCCGTCAACGAACAAGGGGTGATTGATCTCGCAGATTTGAAGGCGGCTTTAACGCCCGAAACGATTCTAGTATCGATTATGATGGGCAATAACGAAGTCGGCAGTCATATGCCAATTCACGAAATTGGTGAACTTGTCCGCGACTCAAACGCCTGGTTCCACACAGATGCTACGCAAACGTATGGCCTATTAGATATCGATGTGCAAGCTGACAATATCGATTTACTGGCAGTTTCAGCCCACAAGATCAATGGACCTAAGCAAATCGGCTTCCTCTATGTCAACGACGCGATTCATTTACCATCATTTGTCCTAGGTGGCGAACAAGAAAAGAAGCGCCGCGCAGGGACTGAAAATGTGCCCGCTGTAGCTGGTTTTGCGAAAGCAGTTGAATTATTGACCCCAGCGGTTAAAGCAGACCTACAAGCACGGTATGCTGGATTCAAACAGCAATTACTAGCTGATTTAAAAGCCAACGACATTGATTTTGCGCTGAACGCAGAAGGAGCTGATCAAGTCGGGCATGTTGTGAACCTCTGGATTAAAGGTGTTTCAACCTATGTCTTGCAGATGAATCTTGATTTAGCAGGCTTTGCAATTTCAGGTGGTTCGGCATGTACTGCTGGCGATTTGGAACCCTCACACGTGTTGATCGCGATGTATGGTGAGGATAGCCCGCGCGTTGCCGAAAGCATCCGGATTAGTTTTGGTCACGAAACATCGAGCGAAGACGTCGCTGCTTTTGCCGAAGCGCTCACGAAGATTGTGAAACGCAATTTAGCAAAGCAAGCCGCTAAGGGGTAG